A genome region from Eurosta solidaginis isolate ZX-2024a chromosome 2, ASM4086904v1, whole genome shotgun sequence includes the following:
- the LOC137240110 gene encoding uncharacterized protein, whose amino-acid sequence MYSETPLHSAMKRGADVNAENRTNIGVNIPHRELMHVSKQQTSFYQEDKQFLSRSYTSKEEFIREYKKLYCSKAKAKELYLLILTELEEAISDDNVNSLKKLSNFIDYISDAEDQVTLRAYYDNANNPVKSTNLVILACKHNKVKILEYLLGSNSRILINLSVGIRETTILPDDEDETCHNAFYYAIRSGNVELLDTLIDKWPGNYFAVHFRELDEILSRAYEELKLKNVLLSEGIEIFVENKLINVRFFSSASEQKQNVKSYLNNIRERIELILQNVSLLKAEYSNIEKVDEKFLFIAKFIAQNIHILKRQLKSTYDRLPWEEMEFCLVSFIFSHTKQQEINLFYRTVLNKSKILNYLEIFVKKLETEKDFIEDVDIDEIAELPKLKREKIVAEIISNYPQFEELYNDYQQIGDIHSLEKISDYIKLALSANPKEREGQLIITRVLQVIGEYLKNTLESPKLSSTTSELLLLSLPRNTREVIIDLRNSLSHAYSLSKRTEIEENRDVNFFIGVQSDTNGPILSVTVGKQLSGYFRGQNTQRIQKLPHEESCRGEESCYHIRIRL is encoded by the exons ATGTATAGTGAAACTCCACTACATTCTGCTATGAAACGTGGTGCTGATGTAAATGCAGAAAACCGTACTAATATTGGTGTAAATATACCTCACAGAGAGCTTATGCATGTATCTAAACAACAAACCAGCTTTTATCAAGAAGATAAACAGTTTCTATCACGTTCTTACACATCAAAAGAGGAGTTTATTAGAGAATATAAAAAACTGTACTGCAGTAAAGCAAAAGCTAAAGAACTATATCTCCTCATTTTAACTGAACTCGAAGAGGCAATATCAGATGATAATGtcaatagcttaaaaaaattaagtaactTTATTGATTACATAAGTGATGCAGAAGATCAAGTAACTTTGAGAGCCTATTATGATAATGCTAACAACCCTGTTAAGAGTACTAACTTAGTTATCTTAGCTTGTAAACATAATAAGGTAAAGATTTTAGAATACCTACTTGGCAGTAATAGTAGAATTCTCATTAATTTATCTGTTGGCATCAGAGAAACTACTATATTACCAGATGATGAGGATGAAACATGCCATAATGCGTTTTATTACGCTATACGTTCAGGCAATGTTGAACTTCTTGATACACTCATTGATAAATGGCCAGGTAATTATTTTGCTGTTCATTTCAGGGAATTAGATGAAATTCTTTCACGAGCTTATGAGGAATTAAAACTAAAGAACGTATTATTATCAGAAGGGATAgaaatttttgttgaaaataagttgATAAACGTCCGTTTTTTCTCTAGTGCTTCTGAACAAAAACAGAATGTGAAGAGTTATCTTAATAACATCAGAGAACGGATTGAGTTAATACTTCAGAACGTTAGTTTGCTAAAGGCAGAGTATTCGAACATAGAAAAAGTAGATGAAAAGTTTTTATTCATAGCGAAGTTTATTGCACAAAATATTCATATATTAAAGAGGCAGTTGAAATCAACGTACGATAGACTACCTTGGGAAGAAATGGAATTTTGTTTAGTTAGCTTTATTTTTTCTCATACAAAGCAacaagaaattaatttattttatcgtACCGTATTGAATAAAAGTAAGATACTAAACTACTTAGaaatttttgtaaagaaacttGAAACCGAAAAAgattttatagaagatgtagatattGATGAAATCGCTGAACTTCCAAAGTTAAAGCGTGAAAAAATTGTTGCAGAGATTATTAGCAACTACCCTCAGTTTGAAGAGTTATACAATGATTATCAACAAATTGGGGATATTCATTCTTTAGAGAAAATAAGTGATTATATAAAGTTGGCATTATCAGCTAATCCAAAAGAAAGAGAAGGACAGTTAATTATTACGAGGGTTTTACAGGTTATTGGTGAATATTTAAAAAACACTCTAGAATCTCCCAAGTTATCTAGCACTACAAGCGAGCTTCTTCTACTATCATTACCAAGGAACACAAGAGAAGTCATTATAGATTTACGTAACTCACTATCACATGCTTATTCACTCTCTAAAAGAACAGAGATAGAGGAAAATAGagatgttaatttttttattggtgTTCAAAGTGACactaacggcccgattcttagcgttaccg tgggtaaacaattatccggctactttcgtgggcagaatacccaAAGgatacaaaagttaccacatgaagaaagttgccgtggtgaagaaagttgttaccacattagaatcaggctgtaa